Proteins encoded within one genomic window of Gallus gallus isolate bGalGal1 chromosome 1, bGalGal1.mat.broiler.GRCg7b, whole genome shotgun sequence:
- the SRPX gene encoding sushi repeat-containing protein SRPX isoform X1: MASRCLRLAALLALAACPSREYEVFSPYFSIVGSGISPLEDDEDAYARSRYKETPWCSPIKVKHGYANCRTPQGEYYKNVLGTRCDIRCQKGYELHGPQQLICQSSKRWSGKVLCKQKRCPTLSMPTNGGFKCLDGAYFGSRCEYYCSPGYQLKGDRIVTCMDNKAWSGRPASCVDTEPPRIQCPSVKEKIAEPNKLTARVFWDTPEGRDTADGILTDVILKGLPPGSHFPEGDHKIQYTVYDRAENKGTCKFLVKVRVRRCVKLNVPDNGYIKCSGDGNNYGATCEFSCIGGYELQGSPARVCQYNLGWSGVEPTCAPMNINVNVRTAAALLDQFYEKRRLLIISTPTAANFFYRMQLGMLQPAQCGLDLRHVTVVELVGIFPAQIGRIGVKLLPPSLALQLRLLLRIPHYNFNIVVMDKHGMDKERYPFPATPAELFALIDNFPLRKEEMKLQAEIGQSCP, from the exons ATGGCGAGCCGCTGCCTGCGCCTGGCCGCTCTGCTCGCCCTGGCCGCCTGCCCCAGCCGGGAGTACGAGG ttttttctccatatttttctATTGTAGGATCTGGAATTTCACCCCTTGAAGATGACGAAGATGCATATGCACGCAGTAGATATAAAG AAACACCATGGTGCTCTCCCATTAAGGTGAAACATGGTTATGCAAACTGCAGGACACCTCAAGGGGAATATTACAAGAACGTACTGGGGACAAGATGTGATATTCGTTGTCAAAAAGGCTATGAACTGCATGGCCCTCAGCAGCTCATCTGTCAGTCGAGCAAACGCTGGTCTGGGAAAGTGCTGTGCAAAC aGAAGCGCTGCCCCACACTCTCCATGCCAACCAACGGGGGCTTCAAGTGCTTGGATGGTGCCTACTTTGGCTCCAGGTGCGAGTACTACTGCTCACCAGGGTACCAGCTGAAAGGCGACCGCATAGTGACATGCATGGACAACAAAGCTTGGAGTGGCCGGCCAGCTTCCTGCGTGG ATACGGAACCTCCGAGAATCCAGTGCCCAAGTGTGAAGGAGAAGATTGCGGAGCCCAACAAGCTGACGGCCAGAGTGTTCTGGGATACCCCGGAGGGAAGGGACACCGCTGATGGGATTTTGACAGA TGTTATTTTGAAAGGCCTGCCACCAGGGTCACATTTTCCAGAAGGCGACCACAAAATCCAGTACACTGTGTATGACAGAGCTGAAAATAAGGGCACTTGCAAATTCCTTGTTAAAGTCAGAG tcAGGCGCTGTGTGAAATTAAACGTTCCAGATAATGGCTACATCAAGTGTTCAGGTGATGGAAATAACTATGGTGCTACGTGTGAATTTTCATGCATTGGAGGCTATGAGCTGCAAGGCAGCCCAGCTAGAGTGTGCCAGTACAATTTGGGGTGGTCAGGAGTGGAGCCAACCTGTGCAC CCATGAATATTAATGTGAATGTGAGGACTGCAGCTGCACTTCTGGATCAGTTTTATGAGAAGCGGAGACTGCTAATTATTTCAACTCCTACTGCAGCCAACTTCTTCTACAGGATGCAGTTGGGAATGCTGCAG CCAGCACAGTGTGGCTTAGACCTCCGACATGTTACTGTTGTTGAGTTGGTTGGTATCTTCCCAGCACAGATAGGAAGAATAGGTGTAAAGCTGCTGCCCCCTTCACTTGCACTGCAACTCAG GTTGTTGCTGAGGATCCCCCATTATAATTTCAACATTGTGGTGATGGACAAGCATGGAATGGACAAGGAACGCTATCCTTTCCCGGCAACACCAGCTGAGCTCTTTGCACTTATTGACAATTTCcccttgagaaaagaagagatgaaactGCAAGCAGAAATTGGCCAGTCATGTCCTTAA
- the SRPX gene encoding sushi repeat-containing protein SRPX isoform X2: MASRCLRLAALLALAACPSREYEGSGISPLEDDEDAYARSRYKETPWCSPIKVKHGYANCRTPQGEYYKNVLGTRCDIRCQKGYELHGPQQLICQSSKRWSGKVLCKQKRCPTLSMPTNGGFKCLDGAYFGSRCEYYCSPGYQLKGDRIVTCMDNKAWSGRPASCVDTEPPRIQCPSVKEKIAEPNKLTARVFWDTPEGRDTADGILTDVILKGLPPGSHFPEGDHKIQYTVYDRAENKGTCKFLVKVRVRRCVKLNVPDNGYIKCSGDGNNYGATCEFSCIGGYELQGSPARVCQYNLGWSGVEPTCAPMNINVNVRTAAALLDQFYEKRRLLIISTPTAANFFYRMQLGMLQPAQCGLDLRHVTVVELVGIFPAQIGRIGVKLLPPSLALQLRLLLRIPHYNFNIVVMDKHGMDKERYPFPATPAELFALIDNFPLRKEEMKLQAEIGQSCP; encoded by the exons ATGGCGAGCCGCTGCCTGCGCCTGGCCGCTCTGCTCGCCCTGGCCGCCTGCCCCAGCCGGGAGTACGAGG GATCTGGAATTTCACCCCTTGAAGATGACGAAGATGCATATGCACGCAGTAGATATAAAG AAACACCATGGTGCTCTCCCATTAAGGTGAAACATGGTTATGCAAACTGCAGGACACCTCAAGGGGAATATTACAAGAACGTACTGGGGACAAGATGTGATATTCGTTGTCAAAAAGGCTATGAACTGCATGGCCCTCAGCAGCTCATCTGTCAGTCGAGCAAACGCTGGTCTGGGAAAGTGCTGTGCAAAC aGAAGCGCTGCCCCACACTCTCCATGCCAACCAACGGGGGCTTCAAGTGCTTGGATGGTGCCTACTTTGGCTCCAGGTGCGAGTACTACTGCTCACCAGGGTACCAGCTGAAAGGCGACCGCATAGTGACATGCATGGACAACAAAGCTTGGAGTGGCCGGCCAGCTTCCTGCGTGG ATACGGAACCTCCGAGAATCCAGTGCCCAAGTGTGAAGGAGAAGATTGCGGAGCCCAACAAGCTGACGGCCAGAGTGTTCTGGGATACCCCGGAGGGAAGGGACACCGCTGATGGGATTTTGACAGA TGTTATTTTGAAAGGCCTGCCACCAGGGTCACATTTTCCAGAAGGCGACCACAAAATCCAGTACACTGTGTATGACAGAGCTGAAAATAAGGGCACTTGCAAATTCCTTGTTAAAGTCAGAG tcAGGCGCTGTGTGAAATTAAACGTTCCAGATAATGGCTACATCAAGTGTTCAGGTGATGGAAATAACTATGGTGCTACGTGTGAATTTTCATGCATTGGAGGCTATGAGCTGCAAGGCAGCCCAGCTAGAGTGTGCCAGTACAATTTGGGGTGGTCAGGAGTGGAGCCAACCTGTGCAC CCATGAATATTAATGTGAATGTGAGGACTGCAGCTGCACTTCTGGATCAGTTTTATGAGAAGCGGAGACTGCTAATTATTTCAACTCCTACTGCAGCCAACTTCTTCTACAGGATGCAGTTGGGAATGCTGCAG CCAGCACAGTGTGGCTTAGACCTCCGACATGTTACTGTTGTTGAGTTGGTTGGTATCTTCCCAGCACAGATAGGAAGAATAGGTGTAAAGCTGCTGCCCCCTTCACTTGCACTGCAACTCAG GTTGTTGCTGAGGATCCCCCATTATAATTTCAACATTGTGGTGATGGACAAGCATGGAATGGACAAGGAACGCTATCCTTTCCCGGCAACACCAGCTGAGCTCTTTGCACTTATTGACAATTTCcccttgagaaaagaagagatgaaactGCAAGCAGAAATTGGCCAGTCATGTCCTTAA
- the SRPX gene encoding sushi repeat-containing protein SRPX isoform X4, whose product MSPLLRLGDFLNYVFSFCFLSVTLYEEDAFTFVADLLGFVKCCVYLLLLFSVLETPWCSPIKVKHGYANCRTPQGEYYKNVLGTRCDIRCQKGYELHGPQQLICQSSKRWSGKVLCKQKRCPTLSMPTNGGFKCLDGAYFGSRCEYYCSPGYQLKGDRIVTCMDNKAWSGRPASCVDTEPPRIQCPSVKEKIAEPNKLTARVFWDTPEGRDTADGILTDVILKGLPPGSHFPEGDHKIQYTVYDRAENKGTCKFLVKVRVRRCVKLNVPDNGYIKCSGDGNNYGATCEFSCIGGYELQGSPARVCQYNLGWSGVEPTCAPMNINVNVRTAAALLDQFYEKRRLLIISTPTAANFFYRMQLGMLQPAQCGLDLRHVTVVELVGIFPAQIGRIGVKLLPPSLALQLRLLLRIPHYNFNIVVMDKHGMDKERYPFPATPAELFALIDNFPLRKEEMKLQAEIGQSCP is encoded by the exons ATGTCTCCACTTTTGAGGCTCGGtgactttttaaattatgtattttctttctgtttcctctctgtGACCTTGTATGAAGAAGATGCTTTTACATTTGTGGCTGACCTTTTAGGTTTTGTCAAGTGCTGTGTATATTTACTTTTGTTGTTCTCTGTGCTAGAAACACCATGGTGCTCTCCCATTAAGGTGAAACATGGTTATGCAAACTGCAGGACACCTCAAGGGGAATATTACAAGAACGTACTGGGGACAAGATGTGATATTCGTTGTCAAAAAGGCTATGAACTGCATGGCCCTCAGCAGCTCATCTGTCAGTCGAGCAAACGCTGGTCTGGGAAAGTGCTGTGCAAAC aGAAGCGCTGCCCCACACTCTCCATGCCAACCAACGGGGGCTTCAAGTGCTTGGATGGTGCCTACTTTGGCTCCAGGTGCGAGTACTACTGCTCACCAGGGTACCAGCTGAAAGGCGACCGCATAGTGACATGCATGGACAACAAAGCTTGGAGTGGCCGGCCAGCTTCCTGCGTGG ATACGGAACCTCCGAGAATCCAGTGCCCAAGTGTGAAGGAGAAGATTGCGGAGCCCAACAAGCTGACGGCCAGAGTGTTCTGGGATACCCCGGAGGGAAGGGACACCGCTGATGGGATTTTGACAGA TGTTATTTTGAAAGGCCTGCCACCAGGGTCACATTTTCCAGAAGGCGACCACAAAATCCAGTACACTGTGTATGACAGAGCTGAAAATAAGGGCACTTGCAAATTCCTTGTTAAAGTCAGAG tcAGGCGCTGTGTGAAATTAAACGTTCCAGATAATGGCTACATCAAGTGTTCAGGTGATGGAAATAACTATGGTGCTACGTGTGAATTTTCATGCATTGGAGGCTATGAGCTGCAAGGCAGCCCAGCTAGAGTGTGCCAGTACAATTTGGGGTGGTCAGGAGTGGAGCCAACCTGTGCAC CCATGAATATTAATGTGAATGTGAGGACTGCAGCTGCACTTCTGGATCAGTTTTATGAGAAGCGGAGACTGCTAATTATTTCAACTCCTACTGCAGCCAACTTCTTCTACAGGATGCAGTTGGGAATGCTGCAG CCAGCACAGTGTGGCTTAGACCTCCGACATGTTACTGTTGTTGAGTTGGTTGGTATCTTCCCAGCACAGATAGGAAGAATAGGTGTAAAGCTGCTGCCCCCTTCACTTGCACTGCAACTCAG GTTGTTGCTGAGGATCCCCCATTATAATTTCAACATTGTGGTGATGGACAAGCATGGAATGGACAAGGAACGCTATCCTTTCCCGGCAACACCAGCTGAGCTCTTTGCACTTATTGACAATTTCcccttgagaaaagaagagatgaaactGCAAGCAGAAATTGGCCAGTCATGTCCTTAA
- the SRPX gene encoding sushi repeat-containing protein SRPX isoform X3, translated as MASRCLRLAALLALAACPSREYEETPWCSPIKVKHGYANCRTPQGEYYKNVLGTRCDIRCQKGYELHGPQQLICQSSKRWSGKVLCKQKRCPTLSMPTNGGFKCLDGAYFGSRCEYYCSPGYQLKGDRIVTCMDNKAWSGRPASCVDTEPPRIQCPSVKEKIAEPNKLTARVFWDTPEGRDTADGILTDVILKGLPPGSHFPEGDHKIQYTVYDRAENKGTCKFLVKVRVRRCVKLNVPDNGYIKCSGDGNNYGATCEFSCIGGYELQGSPARVCQYNLGWSGVEPTCAPMNINVNVRTAAALLDQFYEKRRLLIISTPTAANFFYRMQLGMLQPAQCGLDLRHVTVVELVGIFPAQIGRIGVKLLPPSLALQLRLLLRIPHYNFNIVVMDKHGMDKERYPFPATPAELFALIDNFPLRKEEMKLQAEIGQSCP; from the exons ATGGCGAGCCGCTGCCTGCGCCTGGCCGCTCTGCTCGCCCTGGCCGCCTGCCCCAGCCGGGAGTACGAGG AAACACCATGGTGCTCTCCCATTAAGGTGAAACATGGTTATGCAAACTGCAGGACACCTCAAGGGGAATATTACAAGAACGTACTGGGGACAAGATGTGATATTCGTTGTCAAAAAGGCTATGAACTGCATGGCCCTCAGCAGCTCATCTGTCAGTCGAGCAAACGCTGGTCTGGGAAAGTGCTGTGCAAAC aGAAGCGCTGCCCCACACTCTCCATGCCAACCAACGGGGGCTTCAAGTGCTTGGATGGTGCCTACTTTGGCTCCAGGTGCGAGTACTACTGCTCACCAGGGTACCAGCTGAAAGGCGACCGCATAGTGACATGCATGGACAACAAAGCTTGGAGTGGCCGGCCAGCTTCCTGCGTGG ATACGGAACCTCCGAGAATCCAGTGCCCAAGTGTGAAGGAGAAGATTGCGGAGCCCAACAAGCTGACGGCCAGAGTGTTCTGGGATACCCCGGAGGGAAGGGACACCGCTGATGGGATTTTGACAGA TGTTATTTTGAAAGGCCTGCCACCAGGGTCACATTTTCCAGAAGGCGACCACAAAATCCAGTACACTGTGTATGACAGAGCTGAAAATAAGGGCACTTGCAAATTCCTTGTTAAAGTCAGAG tcAGGCGCTGTGTGAAATTAAACGTTCCAGATAATGGCTACATCAAGTGTTCAGGTGATGGAAATAACTATGGTGCTACGTGTGAATTTTCATGCATTGGAGGCTATGAGCTGCAAGGCAGCCCAGCTAGAGTGTGCCAGTACAATTTGGGGTGGTCAGGAGTGGAGCCAACCTGTGCAC CCATGAATATTAATGTGAATGTGAGGACTGCAGCTGCACTTCTGGATCAGTTTTATGAGAAGCGGAGACTGCTAATTATTTCAACTCCTACTGCAGCCAACTTCTTCTACAGGATGCAGTTGGGAATGCTGCAG CCAGCACAGTGTGGCTTAGACCTCCGACATGTTACTGTTGTTGAGTTGGTTGGTATCTTCCCAGCACAGATAGGAAGAATAGGTGTAAAGCTGCTGCCCCCTTCACTTGCACTGCAACTCAG GTTGTTGCTGAGGATCCCCCATTATAATTTCAACATTGTGGTGATGGACAAGCATGGAATGGACAAGGAACGCTATCCTTTCCCGGCAACACCAGCTGAGCTCTTTGCACTTATTGACAATTTCcccttgagaaaagaagagatgaaactGCAAGCAGAAATTGGCCAGTCATGTCCTTAA